The following are encoded together in the Variovorax sp. PBS-H4 genome:
- a CDS encoding bifunctional acetate--CoA ligase family protein/GNAT family N-acetyltransferase, translating into MTIRHLDRLLSPTSVAVFGASSRAGSVGAMVWRNLRAGRFAGPIYAVNPKHTQLDGVPVFAKAAHLPGAPDLALLCTPPDTVPQLVAELAELGTRAVIIVTAGLSATQKQAALDAARPYVTRLLGPNCIGLLSPHIGLNAGFAHTDALPGEMAFVSQSGALVTAMLDWAKSRGIGLSHLVSLGEHCDVDFGDLLDHLANDARTRSILLYAESIESPRKFMSAARAAARNKPVIIVKAGRAGNGVHAAASHTGALAGSDIVYDAAIRRAGMLRVDTMQELFMAAETLARFRGNRSDSLTIMTNGGGAGVMAADAAARAGITLAQPGSALLQRLDDALPFNWSHANPIDIIGDAPIERYTATLSALLADDSAGAVLFVHAPTAIVRSDDIARACLPLVREAGQRVMSAWLGDAAVAQARQLFEQAGVPDYSTPEEAVHAFGMLQTYRRNQEILSEAPSASENTAPDLAAAQGQLDVALAEGREWLSEKEAKAVLKAFGVPAVPTLAVAASADAVLAAALEVGYPVALKIASRDITHKSDVGGVRLDLRDPASLEQAIRDMLQAVRAAKPDAHIDGFTVQPMVHRPHAQEVIVGASIDSVFGPVILCGQGGTAVEVTADTAVALPPLNRSLARELVSRTRVSRLLAGYRDHLPARTDALYDVLIAVSQMLADLPQLAELDINPLYVDEAGAIALDARIRVARQPVAGAERFAILPYPSQWARTLTWNGRETTVRPIRPEDEAQHQRFLERLDPEDIRMRIFQTRRELPRSELARLTQIDYDREMAFIAEAVDTQGVRETLGVARTVSDPDRVEAEFAIIVRSDLKGAGLGRLLFQQLIDHARNRGTGRLVGIVLRENRRMLNLCRDMGFEADPAEPAGSGVRRMVKTLDGPAVEPRSRAGAPPA; encoded by the coding sequence TGCTTCCAGCCGTGCGGGCAGCGTCGGTGCCATGGTCTGGCGCAACCTGCGCGCCGGTCGCTTCGCGGGCCCGATCTACGCCGTCAATCCCAAGCACACCCAGCTCGATGGCGTGCCCGTCTTCGCCAAGGCGGCCCATCTGCCCGGCGCCCCGGACCTGGCGCTCCTTTGTACGCCTCCCGACACCGTGCCGCAGCTGGTGGCCGAGCTCGCCGAACTCGGCACCCGCGCGGTCATCATCGTGACCGCGGGGCTGAGCGCCACGCAGAAGCAGGCGGCACTCGATGCGGCCAGGCCGTACGTGACGCGCCTGCTGGGCCCCAACTGCATCGGCCTGCTGAGCCCGCACATCGGCCTGAATGCCGGCTTCGCGCACACCGATGCGCTGCCGGGCGAGATGGCCTTCGTGTCGCAATCGGGCGCGCTGGTCACCGCCATGCTCGACTGGGCCAAGAGCCGCGGCATCGGCCTGTCGCACCTCGTCTCGCTGGGCGAACACTGCGATGTCGATTTTGGCGACCTGCTGGACCACCTGGCGAACGACGCCCGCACGCGATCCATCCTGCTCTATGCCGAATCGATCGAGTCGCCGCGCAAGTTCATGTCGGCCGCACGGGCGGCAGCACGCAACAAGCCGGTGATCATCGTGAAGGCCGGACGCGCCGGCAACGGCGTGCACGCCGCTGCCTCCCACACCGGTGCGCTGGCCGGCTCGGACATCGTCTACGACGCGGCCATCCGCCGCGCCGGCATGTTGCGCGTCGACACGATGCAGGAGCTGTTCATGGCGGCCGAGACCCTGGCGCGCTTCCGCGGCAACCGCAGCGATTCGCTGACCATCATGACCAACGGCGGCGGCGCCGGCGTGATGGCCGCCGACGCGGCCGCGCGGGCCGGCATCACGCTGGCACAGCCCGGCAGCGCCCTGCTCCAGCGCCTGGACGATGCGCTGCCGTTCAACTGGTCGCATGCCAATCCGATCGACATCATTGGCGACGCCCCGATCGAACGCTACACGGCGACGCTGTCCGCCCTGCTCGCCGACGATTCGGCCGGCGCCGTGCTGTTCGTCCATGCGCCGACGGCGATCGTGCGCAGCGACGACATCGCCCGCGCCTGCCTGCCGCTGGTGCGCGAGGCCGGGCAGCGCGTGATGAGCGCCTGGCTCGGCGACGCGGCTGTGGCCCAGGCGCGCCAGCTGTTCGAGCAGGCTGGCGTGCCCGACTATTCCACACCCGAGGAGGCCGTCCACGCCTTCGGGATGCTGCAGACCTATCGGCGCAACCAGGAGATCCTGAGCGAGGCGCCGAGTGCGAGCGAGAACACGGCGCCCGATCTCGCCGCGGCGCAAGGCCAGCTCGATGTGGCGCTTGCCGAAGGCCGCGAATGGCTGAGCGAAAAGGAGGCCAAGGCCGTCCTGAAGGCCTTCGGGGTTCCGGCCGTGCCCACACTGGCGGTCGCGGCCTCGGCCGATGCGGTCCTGGCGGCCGCGCTCGAAGTGGGCTATCCGGTGGCGCTCAAGATCGCCTCGCGCGACATCACGCACAAGTCCGACGTCGGCGGCGTACGGCTGGATCTGCGCGACCCGGCTTCCCTGGAACAGGCCATCCGCGACATGCTTCAGGCCGTGCGCGCCGCGAAGCCCGATGCGCACATCGATGGCTTCACCGTGCAGCCGATGGTGCATCGGCCGCACGCACAGGAAGTCATCGTCGGCGCCAGCATCGACAGCGTCTTCGGCCCGGTGATCCTCTGCGGCCAAGGCGGCACCGCTGTGGAGGTGACTGCAGACACCGCTGTCGCCCTTCCCCCGCTCAACCGCAGCCTGGCCCGCGAACTGGTCTCGCGCACGCGCGTATCGCGCCTGCTCGCCGGCTACCGCGACCATCTTCCTGCTCGCACGGATGCCCTGTACGACGTGCTGATTGCGGTGTCGCAGATGCTCGCCGACCTACCGCAGCTGGCGGAGCTCGACATCAACCCGCTCTACGTCGACGAGGCGGGGGCCATTGCCCTGGATGCCCGCATCCGCGTCGCGAGGCAGCCGGTCGCTGGGGCCGAGCGCTTCGCGATCCTTCCGTATCCTTCCCAATGGGCTCGCACGCTGACCTGGAACGGGCGTGAAACCACGGTGCGCCCGATCCGTCCCGAAGACGAGGCGCAACACCAGCGCTTCCTGGAACGGCTCGATCCGGAGGACATCCGCATGCGCATCTTCCAGACCCGGCGCGAGCTGCCGCGCAGCGAACTCGCGCGGCTCACCCAGATCGACTATGACCGCGAAATGGCGTTCATTGCCGAGGCCGTCGACACGCAGGGCGTGCGCGAAACACTCGGCGTCGCGCGCACCGTCAGCGACCCCGACCGGGTGGAGGCCGAGTTCGCCATCATCGTGCGCTCCGATCTGAAGGGTGCCGGGCTCGGAAGGCTGCTGTTCCAGCAATTGATCGACCATGCCAGGAACCGTGGAACCGGCCGTCTCGTGGGCATCGTGCTGCGGGAGAACAGGCGGATGCTGAATCTCTGCCGCGATATGGGCTTCGAAGCCGACCCGGCGGAGCCCGCCGGCTCAGGCGTACGGCGCATGGTCAAGACGCTGGATGGCCCGGCGGTCGAGCCGAGGTCCAGGGCAGGCGCGCCGCCGGCGTAA
- the acs gene encoding acetate--CoA ligase produces the protein MTSPDDTRRPKQYPPPQALARSAHVAGRAAYDALAAEAEADYEGYWARLAREFVEWKTPFKTVLDAAQAPMYQWFADGTLNVSWNCLDRQVAAGRGDKVAIIFESDDGKVTHTTYAQLLAQTCRMANALKALGIGKGDRVAIYMSMSVEAVAAMQACARLGAVHSVVFGGFSAHSLRDRIADTGAVAVITADEQVRGGKALPLKALVDEALALGGCETVRHVVVHRRTGGAIAWQAHDRWMHELTQAQPDVCEPEWVGAEHPLFLLYTSGSTGKPKGVQHSSGGYLVQAAVTAKWTFDLHDDDVFWCTADIGWVTGHSYIAYGPLALGATEVVFEGVPTYPDAARFWKMIERHKVTVFYTAPTAIRSLIKAAEAHPDVHPRRFDLGSLRILGSVGEPINPAAWEWYHEHVGGGRCPIVDTWWQTETGGHMITPLPGATTLVPGSCTLPFPGIMAAIVDETGADLPNGQSGILVIKKPWPGMIRTIWGDEARYRSSYFPSDLRGYYLAGDGAARDPGTGYFTIGGRIDDVLNVSGHRMGTMEIESALVACTELVAEAAVVGRPDETSGEAICAFVVLKRSRPTGEEAARIAAELRSWISKEIGPIAKPKEIRFADNLPKTRSGKIMRRLLRSAAKGEAITQDISTLENPAILDQLTEAH, from the coding sequence ATGACCTCACCGGATGACACGCGCCGCCCCAAGCAATACCCCCCGCCGCAGGCGCTCGCGCGCTCAGCGCATGTCGCAGGACGTGCGGCCTACGACGCACTGGCGGCCGAGGCCGAGGCGGACTACGAGGGCTACTGGGCGCGGCTCGCGCGCGAGTTCGTGGAATGGAAGACGCCGTTCAAGACCGTGCTCGATGCCGCACAGGCACCGATGTACCAGTGGTTCGCCGACGGTACCTTGAACGTCTCGTGGAACTGCCTGGACCGCCAGGTCGCCGCGGGCCGCGGCGACAAGGTCGCGATCATCTTCGAGTCCGACGATGGCAAGGTGACGCACACCACCTACGCGCAACTGCTCGCGCAGACCTGCCGCATGGCCAACGCGCTGAAGGCGCTGGGCATCGGCAAGGGCGATCGGGTGGCCATCTACATGTCGATGTCGGTCGAAGCCGTGGCGGCCATGCAGGCCTGCGCGCGCCTGGGTGCCGTGCACTCGGTGGTGTTCGGGGGCTTCTCGGCGCACTCGCTGCGCGACCGCATCGCCGACACCGGCGCGGTCGCCGTCATCACGGCAGACGAGCAGGTGCGCGGCGGCAAGGCATTGCCGCTGAAGGCGCTCGTCGACGAGGCGCTGGCGCTGGGCGGCTGCGAGACGGTGCGCCACGTGGTGGTCCATCGCCGCACCGGCGGCGCCATCGCCTGGCAGGCGCACGACCGATGGATGCACGAGCTCACGCAGGCACAGCCCGATGTGTGCGAGCCGGAGTGGGTCGGCGCCGAGCACCCGCTGTTCCTGCTGTACACCTCGGGCTCCACCGGCAAGCCCAAGGGCGTGCAGCACAGCAGTGGCGGCTATCTGGTGCAGGCGGCAGTGACCGCCAAGTGGACCTTCGATCTGCACGACGACGACGTCTTCTGGTGCACGGCCGATATCGGCTGGGTCACCGGCCACAGCTACATCGCCTACGGTCCGCTCGCGCTGGGCGCGACCGAAGTGGTGTTCGAAGGCGTGCCGACCTATCCCGACGCGGCGCGGTTCTGGAAGATGATCGAGCGGCACAAGGTGACGGTGTTCTACACCGCGCCGACCGCCATCCGGTCCCTGATCAAGGCCGCCGAGGCCCACCCCGACGTGCATCCGCGGCGCTTCGACCTGGGGAGCCTGCGCATCCTCGGCTCGGTGGGCGAGCCGATCAACCCGGCTGCGTGGGAGTGGTACCACGAACACGTCGGCGGCGGGCGGTGCCCGATCGTCGACACCTGGTGGCAGACGGAGACCGGCGGCCACATGATCACGCCGCTGCCGGGGGCGACCACGCTGGTGCCGGGCTCCTGCACCTTGCCCTTCCCAGGCATCATGGCCGCGATCGTCGATGAAACCGGCGCCGACCTGCCGAACGGGCAGAGCGGCATCCTCGTGATCAAGAAGCCCTGGCCCGGCATGATCCGGACCATCTGGGGCGACGAGGCCCGCTATCGGTCCAGCTACTTTCCGTCGGATCTGCGCGGCTACTACCTCGCCGGCGACGGCGCTGCGCGCGATCCCGGCACGGGCTACTTCACGATCGGCGGACGCATCGACGACGTGCTGAACGTGAGCGGCCATCGCATGGGAACGATGGAGATCGAGTCCGCACTGGTGGCGTGCACCGAACTCGTCGCCGAGGCGGCCGTGGTCGGCCGTCCGGACGAGACCAGCGGCGAAGCGATCTGTGCCTTCGTCGTGCTCAAGCGGTCCCGGCCGACTGGCGAGGAAGCCGCCCGAATCGCCGCCGAGCTGCGCAGTTGGATCAGCAAGGAGATCGGTCCGATCGCCAAGCCCAAGGAGATCCGCTTTGCCGACAACCTGCCGAAGACGCGCAGCGGGAAGATCATGCGGCGCCTGCTGCGATCGGCTGCAAAGGGCGAGGCCATCACCCAGGATATTTCGACGCTGGAGAACCCCGCAATCCTGGATCAGCTGACGGAAGCGCACTGA
- a CDS encoding group III truncated hemoglobin: MPDPDLCTEEDVVRLVHAFYSKVRKDELLAPIFATRITDWDRHLSRMVDFWSSALRGTARYRGMPMPAHAALPGLTPQLFHHWLALFRETTQALGNEALQRRANDLAHRIAGSLWYGYQARHGEPEGVAAA; this comes from the coding sequence ATGCCCGATCCTGACCTCTGTACCGAAGAGGACGTCGTGCGACTGGTCCATGCCTTCTATTCGAAGGTGCGCAAGGACGAGCTGCTCGCGCCGATCTTCGCCACGCGCATCACCGACTGGGACCGGCATCTGTCCAGGATGGTCGACTTCTGGTCCTCGGCCCTGCGAGGCACCGCCCGCTACCGGGGGATGCCCATGCCGGCGCATGCGGCGTTGCCGGGGCTCACGCCGCAGCTGTTCCATCACTGGCTCGCCCTCTTCCGCGAGACTACCCAGGCGCTCGGGAATGAAGCGCTCCAGCGGCGCGCCAACGATCTCGCACATCGGATCGCCGGCAGCCTCTGGTATGGCTACCAGGCGCGGCACGGCGAGCCCGAGGGCGTGGCGGCCGCCTGA
- a CDS encoding NAD(P)H-dependent flavin oxidoreductase — MALLHEGGLKPLRLGGRTLLPIVQGGMGVGVSAHRLAGSVAALGAMGTISSVDLRRHHPDLMARTRDLAPGEAATQRAKQDINAANLEALAREIRAARERAGGRGLLAINVMRAVGEYAPSVTRALECGIDAVVVGAGLPLDLPELAQDHPGALLVPILSDARGVQLLVRKWERRKRLPDAIVIEHPRFAGGHLGAAKVADLADTRFDFENVIPQSLAFLRAAGIEKDIPLVAAGGIRCFEDIARVQALGAAAVQLGTPFAVTQECDAHPEFKRVLAQARDEDLVEFTSVAGLPARAVPTRWLALYLKAESKLKSVAHVKPRCTLAFDCLAQCGLRDGLATWGQFCIDTQLAAALRGDVKKGLFFRGVGALPFGEQIRSVHELLARLLTHGSAMNALGPAGQAAATPSGSPCRAW; from the coding sequence ATGGCTCTGCTGCACGAAGGCGGCCTGAAGCCTTTGCGCCTGGGCGGGCGGACCCTGCTGCCGATCGTCCAGGGCGGCATGGGCGTGGGCGTTTCGGCGCATCGGCTGGCGGGCAGCGTCGCGGCGCTCGGGGCCATGGGCACGATCTCGTCCGTCGACCTGCGCCGCCACCATCCGGACCTGATGGCGCGCACGCGCGACCTCGCCCCGGGCGAGGCCGCGACGCAGCGTGCCAAGCAAGACATCAATGCCGCCAACCTCGAGGCGCTGGCGCGCGAGATCCGTGCCGCGCGCGAGCGCGCCGGCGGGCGCGGCCTGCTCGCCATCAACGTGATGCGCGCCGTGGGCGAATATGCGCCTTCGGTGACGCGCGCGCTGGAGTGCGGGATCGATGCGGTGGTGGTCGGCGCGGGTCTGCCGCTCGACCTGCCCGAGCTCGCGCAGGACCATCCCGGGGCGCTGCTCGTTCCCATCCTGTCGGATGCGCGCGGGGTACAGCTGCTGGTGCGCAAGTGGGAGCGCCGCAAGCGCCTGCCCGACGCGATCGTGATCGAGCACCCGCGCTTCGCCGGCGGCCACCTCGGTGCCGCGAAGGTCGCCGACCTGGCCGATACGCGCTTCGACTTCGAGAACGTCATTCCCCAGTCGCTCGCCTTCCTGCGCGCAGCGGGGATCGAGAAGGACATCCCGCTGGTCGCGGCCGGCGGCATCCGCTGCTTCGAGGACATCGCGCGCGTGCAGGCGCTGGGCGCCGCGGCCGTGCAGCTCGGCACGCCCTTCGCCGTCACGCAGGAGTGCGATGCGCACCCCGAGTTCAAGCGCGTGCTGGCGCAGGCGCGCGACGAGGACCTGGTCGAGTTCACCAGCGTGGCCGGCCTGCCGGCGCGCGCCGTGCCGACGCGGTGGCTCGCGCTCTACCTGAAGGCCGAGTCAAAACTGAAGAGCGTGGCGCACGTCAAGCCGCGCTGCACGCTCGCCTTCGACTGCCTGGCGCAGTGCGGCTTGCGCGACGGGCTGGCGACGTGGGGCCAGTTCTGCATCGACACGCAGCTGGCCGCCGCGCTGCGCGGCGACGTGAAGAAGGGCCTGTTCTTCCGCGGTGTGGGCGCCCTGCCCTTCGGCGAGCAGATCCGCAGCGTGCACGAGCTGCTCGCCCGCCTGCTGACGCACGGCAGCGCGATGAACGCCCTGGGGCCTGCTGGTCAGGCGGCCGCCACGCCCTCGGGCTCGCCGTGCCGCGCCTGGTAG